One stretch of Azoarcus sp. KH32C DNA includes these proteins:
- the otnK gene encoding 3-oxo-tetronate kinase: MAVLLGCIADDFTGGTDLAGMLVKAGMRTVQMIGVPQGPLPEDVDAVVIALKSRTCPVDEAVADSLAALAALRAAGCRQFFFKYCSTFDSTPQGNIGPVAEALMAALGTDFTIACPAFPANGRTIYQGHLFVGEQLLSDSGMRRHPLTPMTDANLVRVLQQQVKGRVGLAAQATVSRGAEAIVARFDELRRSGHAFAVVDALADQDLLAIGAACTDLPLVTGGSGIALGLPENFRRRGLLAPVESAALPATGGLRAVVAGSCSIATLGQVAAMSARHPAFNVDPIRLARGEDVAGEALAWATDRIRREPVLVYATAAPEAVREIQEALGVERAGSLVEDTLARIATGLVDLGVGQMIVAGGETSGAVVKALGVSGLRIGPEIDPGVPWTVAIHDDTKPPLALALKSGNFGSPDFFLKAWNALQ; encoded by the coding sequence ATGGCCGTCCTGCTTGGATGCATCGCGGACGACTTCACCGGCGGCACGGACCTCGCGGGCATGCTGGTCAAGGCCGGCATGCGCACCGTCCAGATGATCGGGGTGCCGCAGGGCCCGCTGCCTGAGGATGTCGACGCCGTTGTGATCGCGCTGAAGTCGCGCACCTGTCCGGTGGACGAGGCGGTCGCCGACTCGCTCGCCGCCCTCGCCGCACTGCGCGCCGCCGGTTGCCGGCAGTTCTTCTTCAAGTACTGCTCGACCTTCGACTCGACCCCGCAGGGGAACATCGGCCCCGTCGCCGAAGCCTTGATGGCCGCGCTCGGCACCGATTTCACGATCGCCTGCCCGGCCTTCCCGGCGAATGGCCGAACGATCTACCAGGGTCATCTCTTCGTCGGCGAACAGCTGCTGTCGGATTCGGGGATGCGCCGTCATCCGCTGACGCCGATGACGGATGCGAACCTCGTGCGCGTGCTGCAGCAGCAGGTGAAGGGCCGGGTCGGATTGGCCGCACAGGCGACGGTGAGCCGCGGCGCGGAGGCGATCGTGGCGCGCTTCGACGAACTGCGTCGTAGCGGGCACGCCTTCGCGGTCGTCGACGCCCTCGCCGACCAGGATCTGCTCGCGATCGGCGCCGCCTGCACGGACCTGCCGCTCGTCACCGGTGGATCGGGCATCGCGCTGGGCCTGCCGGAGAACTTCCGCCGACGCGGTTTGCTCGCGCCGGTCGAATCGGCCGCGCTTCCGGCAACCGGTGGCCTGCGAGCGGTCGTCGCCGGCAGTTGTTCGATCGCGACCCTTGGCCAGGTAGCGGCGATGAGCGCGCGTCATCCGGCCTTCAACGTCGATCCGATCCGACTCGCGCGCGGCGAGGACGTCGCCGGCGAAGCACTCGCGTGGGCGACCGACCGCATTCGCCGCGAACCCGTGCTCGTCTATGCGACCGCCGCCCCCGAAGCGGTGCGCGAGATCCAGGAGGCACTGGGCGTGGAACGCGCGGGCAGTCTGGTCGAAGACACGTTGGCACGCATCGCGACCGGTCTCGTCGACCTGGGCGTGGGGCAGATGATCGTCGCCGGCGGCGAGACGTCGGGTGCAGTCGTGAAGGCGCTCGGCGTCAGCGGCCTGCGCATCGGGCCGGAGATCGATCCGGGCGTGCCCTGGACGGTCGCGATCCACGACGACACGAAGCCGCCCCTCGCGCTGGCGCTCAAGTCCGGCAACTTCGGCAGCCCCGACTTCTTCCTCAAGGCCTGGAACGCCCTGCAATGA
- the ltnD gene encoding L-threonate dehydrogenase, with protein sequence MNQTIRRVGVIGLGAMGMGVAQSLLRNGFEVHAFDVRAEALQKIADAGGHPAATPAALAATVDAMLILVVNAQQTEDVLFGENGAAARLAPGSVVIASVTVSPEFAEALGERLGAMGLQFIDAPVSGGAAKAASGQMSVMAAGAPAAFERCEALFQAICANLYRLGDKPGQGSKVKMINQLLAGVHIAAAAEAMALGLKAGCDPQALYEVITNSAGSSWMFQNRVPHILAGDYTPLSAVNIFVKDLGIVLDYAKKSFFPLPLSATAHQMFLQASAGGHGGEDDSAVVKIFPGIELPAAKEH encoded by the coding sequence ATGAATCAGACAATTCGCAGGGTCGGCGTCATCGGCCTGGGCGCCATGGGGATGGGCGTCGCCCAGTCCCTGCTGCGCAACGGCTTCGAAGTCCACGCCTTCGACGTCCGCGCCGAGGCACTGCAGAAGATCGCCGACGCGGGCGGCCACCCCGCTGCGACGCCGGCGGCGCTGGCAGCCACGGTCGATGCGATGCTGATCCTGGTCGTCAATGCGCAGCAGACCGAGGACGTGCTCTTCGGCGAGAACGGCGCGGCGGCGCGTCTCGCCCCGGGATCCGTCGTGATCGCGAGCGTGACGGTCTCGCCCGAGTTCGCCGAAGCCCTCGGCGAACGGCTCGGTGCGATGGGCCTGCAGTTCATCGACGCACCGGTCTCCGGCGGCGCAGCAAAGGCCGCAAGCGGCCAGATGTCGGTGATGGCCGCGGGCGCGCCGGCCGCCTTCGAACGCTGCGAGGCGCTCTTCCAGGCGATCTGCGCGAATCTCTACCGCCTGGGCGACAAGCCTGGACAGGGCTCCAAGGTCAAGATGATCAACCAGCTCCTCGCCGGCGTGCATATCGCCGCCGCCGCGGAGGCGATGGCGCTGGGCCTCAAGGCGGGCTGCGATCCGCAGGCGCTGTACGAAGTCATCACGAACAGCGCCGGCAGCTCGTGGATGTTCCAGAACCGCGTGCCGCACATCCTCGCGGGCGACTACACGCCGCTGTCGGCGGTGAATATCTTCGTGAAGGATCTCGGCATCGTCCTCGACTACGCGAAGAAGAGCTTCTTCCCGCTGCCGCTGTCGGCGACCGCGCACCAGATGTTCCTGCAGGCCTCGGCGGGCGGGCATGGCGGTGAGGACGACTCGGCGGTGGTGAAGATTTTCCCCGGCATCGAATTGCCGGCCGCCAAGGAGCACTGA